Within Porites lutea chromosome 2, jaPorLute2.1, whole genome shotgun sequence, the genomic segment TTGTATACGCATGCGCATGGACAAAGGTCTCATCCAGCAAAAAAATGTccgtttttcaaaaattatgGTCACGTGAGTTGGACACCTCGTAGCTGTTATTTGGAACTGACAGTACTATATATAACAATAGTAATTTAACGTTTATTGAATAAAGGTCGTATCCCAAAAAAGTGagtattgttttgttattaacaacaaaattttaagaaaaaacatCATGATAAAGGAAACTATTAAATATACCCTACAAAGCCAATAGAATGATGTTacaattttcattaaaaaaaaattcaataagtTGCGAAATGAACTGTGACAGATTTAAAATGTAGTTTACAAAGGCAACCTACTGTTTTTGTCACTACCATTGAGCTTAAATTGTTTGGACAAATGGCTCACTCATCCTTTCTTACTGCAGGAGAAAAAACATTGGATTGTCAGTCATGACATCCAACAGCAATCTAAGTCATCACCTTCTGAAGCCACACAGACTGAAGTTAAGCTGTATATTGTCATGTAGGATGACTTTGACAAGACGACTGGAAAAGTAAGTTTCTGGATAATTAGATAAATTGACAAGATCTCGAAAGATCACAATGTTGCTAGCACTCGTGTGTATGACACAAGAAATCCTATGAAAGCTTGTCCAGCACCCCAAAGGAAAGAGGCATATCGTGGCATAGTGAAATGTGCTGTTTGATAAACTGCTGCTATAGTAGCACCtacagaaaaaataaagaaacaaattttataaGTCATTAAGTAGCTTGAGCgcaggactgttgttgacattTACTGACATTTCAaaaacctgtgcggtagtcatcattagggccatttaaacgaggaaaaataagacgcgtcttacataagacgcttcttatttttcctcttataaatggccctaatgttaaAATGAGTTGTGTAtcatcagttgatggtattaaattCTGGTAATTGAACAGTCGTGATGTTAAAAATGGAGCTGCCAAAAACTCGAAGTTATCAGTAATGTTTCAAAAACtcgcaggagtgtattatcaggtaaTTTAAAAACTTGAGGCAAAGCTGAGAGTTTttatagcctgcatagcaggcatcgaaaggggtaggggataggggatagggaggaagggaaaaaggggagggggagggctcccttcccttttccctttctccctcccccttccccctcccttttttgcacctgccacgcaggctaagtttttacacctgataatacacgactgcgagttttctgggtttattttggcctaaaaaattggacgttaACTTTAGTCGTGTCCttattaaatataaaaacattcattaaacaatcttttgtttttctttatgaattattaatgagtttttgcaGTGCATGTACAGACGTatcatttcattatttattttttcttgtttcaggCGGGCGAGGCAGGTGTGGAGGGCAAGATATGTGTGACGGAAGAGTTTCGTCTTCCATCCTCCCATCACACGTATCTGGTGCTCCACACACACAGGTAAGCTGTGTTGACTTTGGAACTGGGAAGAAAGACAGGTTTATCAAGATCAAACATGTCTCTCTCTTTTTGAACCATAGGGGCTGCTTGTTTATTACCTGTGAGTGGGGACCGGCCATTTTGAGAAAGTTAAGTAGATTTTCAAACTGATCCCCTAATTTATACTTCCTTTTTTAAATATGACCACCCATGACCACCTGGTTGCTGTGGAAACTATGAACATTCTACCTACAAATTGTGCTGAAGTTCACCACAAACTTAATCTACAGTCAGGTCTATAAGATCAGTGTGTCGGTACTTTTATGGCTGTtatattcaatttcaattcacGCTTGTTACTACTTTGAACTACTATcacaaaatttattaaaatgacCCCCCAAGACCaatcaagattttgaaaatgaccccCCAGCAAGATGGCTCCCCCCCCCCAACAGTTAATTAACGACAAGCCCCATGCATATAAACCTACAACTAGCACATGATTGTGATAAGAAAACCAGTGTCCGTAAGGCAGGGTTGGCAATATATGGAAGTTTGTGACTTGGGAAACAGAAAGGTGTTAATTGTCCATATAAACTGGTCTCCAAATTAAGCAggtaaattttaggaaaattaACGAGCTTTTTGTCAAAGAGAAAGTCCAAGCACAAGGATTTACATTTACAGCTGAAAAGTGGTTGATTGCAGGCCTGCCATCAACAAATTATTGaacataacaaaatttttgagtTCCAAGCACTTCTATAATGGCTTAACTTGAAATTTACTTAAAATACAGTTACTCACTGGTGATGACACCTCCAGTCACAGGATAAAGAAAACCAATGAAGATTACTAGCAAAGGCAGGAACACTCCACGAGAATGCTTCCGTAATGCAAGAAAAGCAACACTTGCTGAAATACAGTGGATGAATACTGACGTCGCTAAACACCAAAGAAAAATCTGATACCACATTTCTAATatacagggaaaaaaaattag encodes:
- the LOC140926715 gene encoding transmembrane protein 170B-like — protein: MDVQGTLRSFGEMWYQIFLWCLATSVFIHCISASVAFLALRKHSRGVFLPLLVIFIGFLYPVTGGVITSATIAAVYQTAHFTMPRYASFLWGAGQAFIGFLVSYTRVLATL